A single Clostridium sp. AN503 DNA region contains:
- a CDS encoding BglG family transcription antiterminator yields MMNRITNDFSIRMQQILKYLLKQESAVPVRSLAEHLGISKRTVQREMESIDRPLKKYGITFHSKVGSGVWLEGYPEDKAALLAELEAEDGLDVTDRQERRKRLLLEILKDKNVKKLYYYGEMFGVSEATVSSDLEAVEGWLSGFGLTVVRRPGLGTGIEGTEGAFRQALRAFIDENINSELVNELYQNYTLGEGREWERVKPVLKLARDKSEKNVYRVLDEETMRRVISCIQKIQDKRLQNLTENSYTGLVIHVTIAMKRIMGQELMESNPELLDKMARDEEFALASEIVRRLEAEFGVQIPRDETAYICLHIKGAKVQQYELDSVAGEQILDYRELVDTVNEMIDCYDPEAAYALKQDEEFVVQGLIAHLQPTLVRLRNHMKIKNPLLDHIKKEYAEIYERCRAVARVLEARYGYEVPEEEIGFLAVHFGAAMVRLENRREKKRKVYIGVVCASGIGISRLMVSKMNRQFLDRAEITAYGTGDLSPFVLEQLDFLVTTLPVKEELETLLVSPLLTEEEMEQIEKRVRFYERMPEKKTERNEFTRQLEQVNYVAVQIKTMIQEMGYLTVSPDISFEELLVAASEILSPYNDRRLKIQEDLKRRKELGTQVFPDFGFALLHCKTEGVLRPSFSVCRAKGLAPFEQPYFQGVGLVIFMLMPVDEHLKENREILGFLSEKLVEEPEFLDTLSSGGREEIQAVLSKYLKRFFNQYLDRV; encoded by the coding sequence ATGATGAACAGGATTACCAATGATTTTTCGATTCGGATGCAGCAGATCTTAAAATACCTGCTGAAGCAGGAGTCCGCTGTGCCGGTCAGGAGTCTGGCAGAACATCTGGGGATCAGCAAGAGGACGGTCCAGCGGGAGATGGAATCCATCGACCGTCCGCTTAAAAAGTATGGGATCACCTTTCACTCCAAAGTGGGAAGCGGCGTATGGCTGGAGGGCTATCCGGAGGACAAGGCGGCGCTGCTTGCGGAGCTGGAGGCGGAAGACGGACTGGATGTGACGGACAGGCAGGAGCGCCGGAAACGTCTGCTCCTGGAGATACTGAAGGATAAGAATGTGAAGAAGCTTTACTACTACGGCGAGATGTTCGGAGTCAGCGAGGCGACGGTCAGTTCCGACCTGGAAGCGGTGGAAGGATGGCTCTCCGGCTTCGGGCTGACCGTGGTGCGCAGACCGGGACTGGGAACCGGCATAGAAGGGACGGAAGGGGCCTTCCGGCAGGCCCTGAGAGCGTTTATCGATGAGAATATCAATTCCGAGCTGGTGAACGAGCTGTATCAGAATTACACCTTGGGGGAGGGACGGGAATGGGAACGGGTAAAACCGGTGCTTAAGCTGGCCCGGGACAAGAGTGAAAAGAATGTTTACCGGGTGCTGGACGAGGAGACTATGAGGCGGGTGATTTCCTGTATCCAGAAGATCCAGGATAAGCGGCTGCAGAACCTGACGGAAAACTCCTACACCGGCCTTGTGATCCACGTGACCATAGCCATGAAACGCATCATGGGCCAGGAGCTGATGGAGTCCAACCCGGAACTGTTAGATAAAATGGCGCGGGATGAGGAGTTTGCTCTGGCATCGGAGATTGTGCGCCGTCTGGAGGCGGAGTTCGGCGTCCAGATTCCCAGGGATGAAACAGCCTATATCTGCCTCCACATCAAAGGCGCCAAGGTGCAGCAGTATGAGCTGGACAGCGTGGCGGGAGAGCAGATCCTGGATTACCGGGAACTGGTGGATACGGTCAATGAGATGATCGACTGTTATGATCCGGAAGCGGCCTATGCGCTGAAACAGGATGAGGAGTTCGTGGTGCAGGGACTGATCGCCCATTTGCAGCCGACACTGGTCCGCTTGAGGAATCACATGAAGATCAAAAATCCGCTTCTGGACCACATAAAGAAAGAGTATGCGGAGATTTATGAGAGATGCAGGGCGGTGGCCCGCGTCCTGGAAGCGCGGTACGGCTATGAGGTGCCGGAGGAAGAGATCGGATTCCTGGCAGTCCATTTTGGGGCAGCCATGGTCCGCCTGGAAAACAGGAGGGAGAAGAAACGAAAGGTCTATATCGGTGTGGTGTGCGCCAGCGGCATCGGGATCTCGCGGCTGATGGTCTCCAAGATGAACCGGCAGTTTCTGGACCGGGCGGAGATCACGGCCTACGGCACCGGCGATCTAAGTCCGTTTGTCCTGGAACAGCTGGATTTCCTGGTAACGACCCTTCCTGTGAAAGAGGAGCTGGAGACGCTGCTTGTCAGTCCGCTCCTGACAGAGGAGGAGATGGAACAGATCGAGAAACGGGTCCGGTTTTATGAGCGGATGCCGGAAAAAAAGACAGAGCGGAATGAATTTACCAGGCAGCTGGAGCAGGTCAATTATGTGGCGGTCCAGATAAAGACCATGATCCAGGAGATGGGATATCTGACGGTCAGTCCGGATATCTCCTTTGAGGAGCTTCTCGTGGCGGCCAGTGAGATCCTTTCCCCCTATAACGACAGAAGGCTGAAGATCCAGGAGGACCTAAAGCGTAGGAAAGAGCTGGGGACCCAGGTCTTCCCTGATTTTGGGTTTGCGCTCCTGCACTGTAAAACGGAGGGAGTCCTAAGACCCAGCTTTTCCGTCTGCCGGGCAAAGGGCCTGGCGCCCTTTGAGCAGCCGTATTTCCAAGGGGTGGGACTGGTCATCTTCATGCTCATGCCGGTGGATGAGCACTTAAAAGAGAACCGGGAGATCCTGGGATTTTTGAGCGAAAAGCTGGTGGAGGAGCCGGAATTTTTAGACACCCTTTCCTCAGGCGGACGGGAGGAGATCCAGGCCGTATTATCCAAATATCTGAAACGGTTTTTTAATCAGTATCTGGACCGGGTATAA
- a CDS encoding PTS transporter subunit EIIC has protein sequence MRAKAKGLLRAYGSIITKNIPLFLAVGAVNILFSEQGWFPGTYMQAFGTFLYQFVIPLFLAYSAGQKAGIAADRDGGGNMSGLSAVLAAGCLVVNQTSGGMFWAILAGAATGWLTAYVWRHVSVRCPAGFEMIGRNLLVMIFGILAGGVFTNGVMLFTRLAGGWVNQAAAILFHSRFLFLSNLLIEPLKVLFLNNWLNHGILIPLGMEQLRSAGSSVLFLIESNPGPGLGVLSAYWLAGRGKRNGLAADMAAECFGGIHELYFPYVLADLRMMGAVMAGGMCGTFCFSRADASLLGPVSPGSILSILMMGPMDRWAGILLGGGISALVSGAVAFGILRSGGEGLEEEEATACLLPERIRRIYVVCDAGLGSSAMGAALLRRRLQAEGVVGITVQAAALDELPEDGDLLVCQCDFYEKQMKGRADKLPAVYQVEQLAGRGVYDRLAEEIKGRA, from the coding sequence ATGAGAGCGAAAGCAAAAGGATTACTGAGAGCATACGGGAGCATCATCACAAAGAATATCCCGTTGTTTCTGGCGGTAGGGGCGGTCAACATCCTGTTTTCGGAACAGGGATGGTTTCCGGGAACGTACATGCAGGCATTTGGAACCTTTCTATACCAGTTCGTCATCCCTCTGTTCCTGGCTTACTCGGCGGGACAGAAAGCCGGGATAGCGGCGGACCGGGACGGCGGGGGGAATATGTCGGGGCTCTCGGCAGTACTGGCGGCCGGCTGCCTGGTGGTGAATCAGACCTCCGGAGGGATGTTTTGGGCCATCTTAGCCGGGGCGGCGACGGGATGGCTGACAGCGTATGTATGGAGGCATGTTTCGGTGAGGTGTCCGGCCGGTTTTGAGATGATCGGGCGCAACCTGCTTGTCATGATCTTTGGCATCCTGGCCGGAGGCGTTTTTACAAATGGAGTCATGCTGTTTACCCGCCTGGCCGGCGGCTGGGTGAATCAGGCCGCGGCGATCCTGTTTCACAGCCGGTTTTTATTTTTGTCCAATCTGCTGATCGAGCCCCTAAAGGTACTTTTTTTGAACAACTGGCTGAATCACGGGATCCTGATCCCCCTGGGGATGGAACAGTTAAGATCTGCGGGATCATCGGTGCTTTTTCTGATAGAGAGCAATCCGGGACCGGGACTGGGCGTCCTGTCCGCCTACTGGCTGGCCGGGAGGGGAAAGCGAAACGGGCTTGCCGCCGACATGGCGGCAGAATGCTTCGGGGGGATCCATGAGCTGTATTTTCCTTACGTTTTGGCGGATCTAAGGATGATGGGAGCGGTCATGGCAGGCGGAATGTGCGGCACGTTCTGTTTCAGCCGTGCGGACGCCAGCCTGTTGGGGCCGGTATCTCCCGGAAGTATCTTAAGCATCCTGATGATGGGTCCCATGGACCGGTGGGCAGGGATCCTGCTGGGGGGCGGGATATCGGCTCTGGTCTCCGGAGCGGTGGCTTTCGGTATTTTAAGAAGCGGAGGTGAGGGGTTGGAGGAAGAAGAGGCAACTGCCTGTTTACTGCCGGAAAGGATCCGCAGGATCTATGTGGTGTGTGACGCGGGACTGGGATCCAGCGCCATGGGAGCGGCGCTTCTCAGACGCAGGCTGCAGGCGGAGGGGGTCGTAGGGATCACCGTGCAGGCGGCGGCCCTTGACGAGCTTCCGGAAGATGGGGATCTGCTGGTGTGCCAGTGTGATTTCTATGAAAAACAGATGAAAGGGAGGGCAGATAAGCTTCCGGCCGTCTATCAGGTAGAGCAGCTGGCAGGCCGGGGGGTATATGACCGGCTGGCGGAAGAGATAAAGGGGAGAGCATGA
- a CDS encoding PTS mannitol transporter subunit IICBA, whose amino-acid sequence MKEKVQVFGRFLSGMVMPNIGAFIAWGLITAMFIETGWFPNATIAALVSPMSSMLLPLLIAYTGGMAVAGQRGGVIGALTTMGVIAGSDIPMFLGAMIVGPAAGWVIKKFDRMIEGKVKAGFEMLVNNFSLGIIGAILAVIALKGVSPLVTGMSKAMEQGVGFFVDHNMLPLASILIEPAKVLFLNNAINHGILSPMGIQQVEEIGKSIFFLLEANPGPGLGILLAYCIAGKGSAKSSAPGAVIIHFLGGIHEIYFPYILMNPLLLLSAIAGGASGVFTFTLMGAGLTAPASPGSILAILAMTPRGGYLPILAGVLVATAVSFAISLPLLKFAGKDEDLEESRKKMTEMKQEAKGVKPADEPPVLKSGAVKKIVFACDAGMGSSAMGATVLRKKLTAAGLGDIEVVHSPVSSIPADAQVVVTHHELGERAAKSNPEAKLILIHNFLAAPEYDILIEELKK is encoded by the coding sequence ATGAAAGAAAAAGTACAGGTTTTCGGGCGTTTTTTAAGTGGAATGGTGATGCCTAACATCGGAGCGTTCATTGCGTGGGGACTGATCACGGCGATGTTTATCGAAACAGGCTGGTTCCCCAATGCGACGATCGCCGCGTTAGTAAGCCCCATGTCTTCCATGCTGCTCCCGCTGCTGATCGCCTACACGGGCGGCATGGCGGTGGCAGGGCAGAGGGGAGGCGTCATCGGCGCGTTAACGACCATGGGGGTGATCGCAGGGTCTGATATCCCGATGTTCTTGGGAGCGATGATCGTGGGGCCGGCGGCCGGCTGGGTGATCAAAAAGTTTGACCGGATGATCGAGGGAAAGGTGAAGGCCGGGTTTGAGATGCTGGTCAATAATTTTTCACTTGGGATCATCGGGGCCATCCTGGCGGTGATCGCGCTTAAAGGCGTGAGTCCGCTGGTGACCGGGATGAGCAAGGCCATGGAGCAGGGCGTGGGATTTTTTGTGGATCACAATATGCTGCCGCTTGCCAGTATCCTGATCGAACCGGCCAAGGTACTGTTTTTAAACAATGCGATCAACCACGGTATCTTATCGCCGATGGGGATCCAGCAGGTGGAGGAGATCGGAAAGTCCATATTTTTCCTGCTGGAGGCTAATCCGGGGCCGGGACTTGGCATCCTGCTGGCTTACTGTATCGCAGGAAAAGGGTCCGCGAAAAGCTCCGCTCCCGGCGCGGTGATCATTCACTTTTTGGGCGGCATCCATGAGATCTATTTCCCGTATATCCTGATGAATCCGCTGCTCTTGCTGTCCGCGATAGCAGGCGGGGCCAGCGGTGTGTTCACGTTTACGCTGATGGGGGCGGGCCTTACGGCGCCGGCATCCCCGGGAAGCATACTGGCCATCCTTGCGATGACGCCGAGAGGCGGGTATCTGCCGATCCTGGCGGGCGTGCTGGTGGCGACGGCGGTATCCTTCGCGATCTCCCTTCCGCTCCTTAAATTTGCGGGGAAGGATGAGGACCTGGAGGAAAGCCGTAAAAAGATGACAGAAATGAAGCAGGAGGCAAAAGGCGTCAAGCCGGCGGATGAGCCTCCGGTGTTAAAATCTGGCGCAGTGAAAAAGATCGTCTTCGCCTGTGATGCGGGCATGGGCTCCAGCGCCATGGGCGCCACGGTCTTAAGAAAGAAGCTGACCGCGGCAGGGCTCGGGGATATCGAAGTGGTCCATTCGCCGGTGTCCTCCATCCCGGCGGATGCCCAGGTGGTGGTGACCCATCATGAGCTTGGAGAGCGCGCGGCAAAAAGCAATCCGGAGGCAAAACTGATTTTGATCCATAACTTCCTTGCGGCGCCGGAATATGATATACTGATAGAAGAATTGAAGAAATGA
- a CDS encoding GGDEF domain-containing protein, with amino-acid sequence MEKDWKMKLEAENLELKNQICRLEEELRNCHAALQFASERADIDYLTGIYNRNGITRLVDGFLGMERAEKGALCFLDLDNFKQINDQYGHKYGDEVLCNVVQSICRNMQESDVVGRFGGDEFVIYLRMPEGIADITGRAENICRGIRQEQGCHGLTASIGIARYPEDGRQFTELIEKADSALYESKKEGKDQIRFISEE; translated from the coding sequence ATGGAAAAAGATTGGAAGATGAAACTCGAAGCGGAAAATCTGGAATTAAAAAACCAGATCTGCAGGCTGGAGGAGGAACTGCGAAACTGCCATGCAGCCCTGCAGTTTGCAAGCGAGAGAGCGGATATTGATTATCTCACGGGGATCTATAACAGAAACGGCATTACACGTTTGGTGGACGGTTTTCTGGGGATGGAGAGGGCAGAAAAAGGCGCCCTGTGTTTTCTGGATCTGGACAATTTTAAACAGATCAACGACCAGTATGGACATAAGTATGGTGATGAGGTACTCTGCAATGTGGTGCAGAGCATTTGCAGGAATATGCAGGAGAGCGATGTGGTGGGCAGGTTCGGAGGTGATGAATTTGTGATATATCTGCGTATGCCAGAGGGGATTGCAGATATCACCGGGCGGGCTGAGAACATCTGCAGGGGCATCCGGCAGGAGCAGGGTTGCCATGGCCTGACGGCAAGCATCGGGATTGCCCGGTATCCGGAAGACGGCAGACAGTTTACGGAGCTGATCGAGAAGGCGGACAGCGCACTCTACGAGAGTAAGAAAGAGGGGAAAGACCAGATACGGTTCATAAGTGAGGAATAA
- a CDS encoding helix-turn-helix transcriptional regulator: MDLNYLDIGQRIKKLRISRKMTQDKLAEQVNLSTPHMSHIETGSTKVSLPTLVHLANALGCTVDELLCDSLDYARAEFENELNRELTDCTDEEIRIITDIVIATKKSLRKRKHSK, translated from the coding sequence ATGGATTTAAACTACCTTGATATCGGGCAACGGATTAAAAAACTGAGAATTTCCAGGAAAATGACCCAGGACAAGCTGGCCGAGCAGGTAAATCTGTCCACACCTCATATGAGTCATATTGAAACAGGCAGCACCAAAGTCAGCCTGCCTACACTGGTACATCTCGCAAACGCTCTTGGCTGTACCGTGGACGAACTTCTGTGTGACAGCCTGGACTATGCCCGGGCTGAATTTGAAAATGAACTGAACCGTGAGCTGACTGACTGCACCGACGAAGAGATCCGCATCATCACCGATATTGTGATCGCTACGAAAAAAAGTCTCCGGAAGCGGAAGCATTCCAAATAA
- a CDS encoding cold-shock protein, translating to MNNGTVKWFNATKGYGFITNDETGEEVFVHFSGIVADGYKSLEDGQKVTFDTTEGNRGVQAVNVQLA from the coding sequence ATGAATAACGGTACAGTTAAATGGTTCAACGCAACTAAAGGATATGGCTTCATCACCAACGATGAGACCGGCGAGGAAGTATTCGTACATTTCTCCGGTATCGTAGCTGATGGCTACAAGAGCCTTGAGGATGGTCAGAAAGTTACTTTCGACACCACCGAAGGCAACCGTGGCGTTCAGGCTGTAAACGTACAGCTTGCTTAA